A genomic stretch from Aedes albopictus strain Foshan chromosome 2, AalbF5, whole genome shotgun sequence includes:
- the LOC109399163 gene encoding clavesin-1 encodes MSAPCLDKAPETYDDRLAEMEAQFEQHAKTYLREEPELRQQMLDQLRDWIAKHPHIRKVRTDALFLVKFLRAKKYNFINASKLLERYLATKVLHRDWFGRLDIEDPELSALVDTGYLFPLPERDSKGRTLLFSVASGIDPTRFSGRHACRLHMMTAELCAETNEFLCGGFILVYDFSNITLAHLNVVSFNDIRLLSKAANNSLAVRAQEVHFVNTPSAGLTIANFALQLANEKLRSRIFCHKNWDELYKKVDKNLLPKEYGGTIPQQELIDSFKGRCKEMRPLLMAYDEMDMEIAKDSEYANCGIEDELESGAIGTFRKLQVD; translated from the exons ATGTCCGCCCCCTGCCTGGACAAAGCCCCCGAAACGTACGATGATCGCCTGGCTGAAATGGAAGCGCAGTTCGAACAGCACGCGAAGACCTACCTCCGCGAGGAACCGGAACTACGGCAGCAGATGTTGGACCAGCTTCGGGACTGGATTGCCAAGCATCCTCACATCCGGAAAGTTCGTACCGATGCCCTGTTCCTGGTGAAGTTCCTTCGCGCGAAAAAGTACAACTTTATCAACGCATCCAAACTGTTGGAACGCTATCTGGCTACCAAAGTGCTGCATCGGGATTGGTTTGGGCGGTTGGACATTGAGGATCCGGAGCTGAGTGCCTTGGTGGACACGGGGTATCTGTTTCCGCTGCCGGAACGGGACAGCAAGGGTCGTACGTTGCTGTTCAGCGTGGCGTCCGGAATAGATCCAACCAGGTTCAGTGGTCGACATGCGTGTCGTCTGCACATGATGACGGCGGAACTGTGCGCGGAaacgaatgaatttctctgtggaGGATTTATTCTGGTGTATGACTTTTCCAATATTACGCTGGCTCATCTGAATGTGGTTTCGTTCAACGACATTCGTTTGCTCTCCAAGGCAGCAAACAATTCACTAGCGGTGAGAGCTCAAGAGGTGCACTTTGTAAATACTCCGAGCGCAGGTTTGACGATTGCAAACTTCGCTCTACAGTTGGCCAATGAGAAGCTTCGAAGTAGGATTTTC TGTCACAAAAACTGGGATGAGTTGTACAAGAAGGTAGACAAGAACCTTCTACCGAAGGAGTATGGCGGAACGATTCCCCAGCAGGAACTGATTGACTCCTTCAAAGGGCGCTGCAAAGAGATGCGCCCACTACTGATGGCGTACGACGAAATGGATATGGAGATAGCAAAAGATTCCGAGTACGCGAACTGTGGAATCGAGGACGAACTGGAGTCTGGAGCGATTGGCACGTTCCGAAAATTGCAGGTTGATTGA
- the LOC115268651 gene encoding LOW QUALITY PROTEIN: origin recognition complex subunit 3-like (The sequence of the model RefSeq protein was modified relative to this genomic sequence to represent the inferred CDS: inserted 2 bases in 1 codon) produces the protein MDSTISVSKGVFVFKNGATKAITHRQPQKCRSLLDRTATDALWYRSYRKMWTRIRDQLDKLQSCSYGKILDDLLKFVEGCYRSLEYDGVLPTAALLTGINQIDHMAQFETLAGNIRNNTMSLVVQLQSRDCXVETLVSGFVEEEQQDGDSRRLRKNQLNLGVLRAWYLQKHGQSDQKPNLTVIVPDFEVFSPDVLQDLLLVMNSYAAELPFVLIFGVATSVATIHSVLPYHVTSKIKLSIFQSEPSVANLNKVLENVFLTPYCPFHLSGNMFKLLTDIFLFYDFSAKGFVEGFKYALMEHFGRCSIYAQCSSTNDREELEEIVDQLSAADMETIRQLPSFQPLIESLDNPQEVIDFLTNDDYLRRMLPSIVLDVHNFWFNFHCTLDMLLALVQDLPKVPLGKQLRELYSHCISTDVTQTDEFRQCLQMVSLMSEEEILTKTTRMMEIGIRYVRGRDEASDRGITIFEVGTLEKIVQDLQRLSNEIASAGMERVAIVPAEAPVGNFIASPKMSRQELQQKLLNAARQPKVESPFARSVGNLMSYLTNDVFRKHLRPFNRNIPLIELFVYGESATIRRHMVGVPRAAVHTALNIPQYYLQCECCELGEHCSLVPTLPDLSVAYKLHLESGRMINLFDWLKAFRTVVDECGEPDDDQDQQVDPKIQARFTRAVAELQFLGFIKSSKRKTDHVARLTW, from the exons ATGGATTCTACTATATCCGTTTCAAAGGGAGTCTTCGTGTTCAAAAACGGTGCAACGAAAGCCATAACCCATCGCCAACCGCAGAAATGCCGTAGCCTGCTGGACCGTACGGCCACCGATGCTCTATGGTACCGAAGCTATCGAAAAATGTGGACCAGGATTCGCGATCAGCTGGACAAGCTACAATCGTGCAGCTATGGGAAAATTTTGGACGACTTGCTCAAGTTCGTTGAAGGATGCTATCGAAGCTTGGAATACGATGGAGTGTTGCCGACTGCGGCCCTGCTCACCGGGatcaatcaaatcgaccacatggCCCAGTTTGAAACGTTGGCCGGAAACATCCGGAACAATACGATGTCTCTGGTGGTGCAGCTCCAGTCTCGGGACTG CGTGGAGACACTGGTGTCTGGGTTTGTGGAAGAGGAACAGCAGGACGGGGACAGTCGTAGACTGAGGAAGAATCAGCTGAATTTGGGTGTGCTGCGAGCGTGGTACCTGCAGAAACATGGACAGTCGGATCAGAAGCCGAATTTGACGGTAATTGTGCCGGATTTCGAGGTGTTCAGTCCGGATGTGCTGCAGGACTTGCTACTGGTGATGAATTCCTATGCCGCAGAACTACCGTTTGTCCTAATATTCGGTGTAGCCACCTCGGTGGCCACGATTCACAGTGTACTACCGTACCACGTGACCAGCAAGATCAAGCTCAGCATATTCCAGTCGGAACCGTCCGTGGCCAATCTGAACAAAGTGTTGGAAAATGTCTTCCTGACGCCATACTGTCCGTTTCATTTGTCCGGTAACATGTTCAAACTGTTGACGGACATATTCTTGTTTTACGATTTCTCAGCGAAAGGATTTGTGGAGGGATTCAAGTACGCCCTTATGGAGCACTTCGGTCGGTGTTCAATCTACGCCCAATGTAGTTCGACTAATGATCGCGAAGAACTGGAGGAAATCGTGGATCAACTCAGTGCAGCCGATATGGAGACCATCAGGCAACTGCCTTCATTTCAGCCTCTTATCGAATCGTTGGACAATCCCCAGGAAGTCATAGATTTCCTCACCAATGATGACTACCTCCGGCGGATGTTGCCATCGATCGTGCTCGATGTGCACAACTTCTGGTTTAATTTTCATTGCACGCTGGATATGTTGCTGGCATTGGTACAAGATTTACCTAAAGTTCCGCTGGGAAAGCAGCTGAGAGAGCTCTATTCACACTGTATCTCGACGGATGTCACTCAAACGGATGAATTCCGACAGTGCCTGCAAATGGTTTCGCTCATGTCCGAAGAGGAAATTCTTACCAAAACGACAAGAATGATGGAAATAGGTATAAGGTATGTCCGCGGACGCGACGAGGCATCCGATCGTGGTATAACGATATTCGAAGTGGGAACGCTAGAAAAGATCGTTCAGGATTTGCAACGGTTATCGAATGAAATTGCCTCTGCTGGCATGGAGCGTGTCGCGATAGTTCCAGCGGAAGCACCCGTCGGAAACTTCATCGCATCGCCCAAGATGAGTCGCCAAGAGTTGCAGCAGAAGCTTCTGAACGCTGCTCGCCAACCGAAGGTGGAATCTCCATTTGCGCGATCAGTGGGTAATTTGATGTCCTACCTGACCAACGACGTTTTCCGGAAGCACCTGCGGCCATTCAATCGGAACATCCCGTTGATCGAGCTGTTTGTGTACGGAGAATCGGCCACGATTCGGCGACACATGGTCGGCGTTCCACGTGCTGCGGTTCACACAGCCCTGAACATTCCACAGTACTATCTGCAGTGCGAATGTTGCGAATTAGGTGAGCATTGCAGTTTGGTTCCAACCCTGCCGGACCTTTCGGTGGCCTACAAGCTGCACTTGGAAAGCGGCCGGATGATCAATCTGTTCGACTGGCTGAAGGCATTCCGTACGGTGGTAGACGAGTGCGGTGAACCCGATGATGATCAGGACCAACAGGTTGATCCAAAGATTCAAGCACGCTTTACAAGGGCAGTGGCCGAATTGCAGTTTCTTGGCTTCATAAAATCTTCGAAGCGAAAAACGGACCATGTCGCTCGGTTAACTTGGTAA